The Rhizobium grahamii DNA window GGATTTCCGCCGTTTGAAGCAGAAAGCGAGTTTTGCCTATTGGCAGACATCCACCCAGGTTGCGTTGGTGAGTTCCGCCAGGCGTTCCGTCGCGATGCGCACCGCCGAATTGGTGGATCCGGCCGCTGGTACGACAACATCGAAGCGGCGCAGCGACACATCACAATAGACCGGCAAGGGCGTCGGCAGACCGAAGGGGCAAACGCCACCCACGGGATGACTGGTTACAGCAACCACCTCGTCGGCCTGCAACATGCGCCCCTTCGCGCCAAAGGCGTCCTTGAACTTGCGGTTATCGAGCCGCGCAAGACCGCCAGCCACGACAAGAATCGGTTCGTCGCCGACCCGTAGGCAAATGGTCTTGGCAATCTGCGAAGGATCAACCCCGTGCGCCTCAGCGGCCAGCGCCACGGTCGACGAACTCTCGGAGGTTTCGATGATCTCGATATCAGGGGCGTTTGCGCTGAAGAAAGCGCGGACGGTTTCAAGGCTCATGGCAAGGGATCGCAAAATCGTTGAAGGGAAATCTTATTCGGCCGATTGCATGGATTGCAACCGCCTGTCGGTCTCGATCAGCCGCACACCGTTTTCCCGACAAAGATCCTGGATGGAATCGATCTCGCAGTGATCGGTGATGAAGGTATTCACCTGCGACAACTGCGCGATCCTGACCGGGGCCGTGCGCTCGAATTTGGTCGAGTCGGCGACCAGGATGACATGGCGTGCATTGGCGATGATGGCCTGCGCCACCTTCACCTCGCGAAAGTCGTAGTCCAGCAACGCGCCATCCTGATCGATCGCGGATGCACCGATCACGGCATAATCGACCTTGAACTGACGAATGAAATCGACGGCGGCCTCGCCGACGATACCGCCATCGGACGCACGGACCACGCCCCCGGCGATCACGACTTCCATCGACGGCAGAAGCCTCAGCCGGTTGGCGACATTGATATTGTTGGTGATGACCATCAGCTCGCGGTGGTTGATCAACGCCTCGCCAACCGCCTCCGTCGTGGTCCCGATGTTGATGAACAGAGAAGCGTTGTTCGGGATGAGCGCCGCCGCAGCCAGGCCGATCGACTGCTTCTCACCGGCCGCGATCTGCCGGCGTGCCTCGTACTTCACATTCTCGGTGCCGCTCGGGAAAAGCGCCCCGCCGTGAACCCGTGTCAGCACCTGTGCGTCGCAGAGGTCGTTCAGATCCTTTCGGATGGTTTGCGGCGTGACCGAAAAATGCGCCGCCAGGTCTTCGACGAAAACGCGCCCATTTGCCTTGGCCATATCGACGATTTCGGTTTGGCGATCGCTGAGGAACATTTCCAACAGCCCTTTCCGGTCTTGCGTGCCCATGTTTGGGAGACATGCATATCAGAGGCTGCAAGTGCTAGCAAAGCCGGTCCGTTCTGCAAGCAGCCGGCGCGCCAGAAACTCCTCGCTTCGACATTCACCGCGCGATAGGGTCGCGCCATCTGCAGCGGGCCCTACCGGCCGAACTGTGTTCGAGCGTCTCTTGGCAAGGTAATCATTGATGAAAAAGATCGGTTTTCTCTCCTTCGGGCATTGGATGCCCTCGCCCCAATCCGAAACGCGCTCCGCGTCCGACGCGCTCCTCCAGTCCATCGATCTCGCCGTCGCCGCTGAAGAGCTTGGCGCGGA harbors:
- a CDS encoding DeoR/GlpR family DNA-binding transcription regulator, whose amino-acid sequence is MFLSDRQTEIVDMAKANGRVFVEDLAAHFSVTPQTIRKDLNDLCDAQVLTRVHGGALFPSGTENVKYEARRQIAAGEKQSIGLAAAALIPNNASLFINIGTTTEAVGEALINHRELMVITNNINVANRLRLLPSMEVVIAGGVVRASDGGIVGEAAVDFIRQFKVDYAVIGASAIDQDGALLDYDFREVKVAQAIIANARHVILVADSTKFERTAPVRIAQLSQVNTFITDHCEIDSIQDLCRENGVRLIETDRRLQSMQSAE
- a CDS encoding YbaK/EbsC family protein, with product MSLETVRAFFSANAPDIEIIETSESSSTVALAAEAHGVDPSQIAKTICLRVGDEPILVVAGGLARLDNRKFKDAFGAKGRMLQADEVVAVTSHPVGGVCPFGLPTPLPVYCDVSLRRFDVVVPAAGSTNSAVRIATERLAELTNATWVDVCQ